In bacterium, the genomic stretch AACGCCAATCGGGGCAATATTTCCATTGAGCGCGCAACGCGCAAAAAGCTGTTCGACGAATACCAGAACCGGCTCAACAGCGCCTACAGCGAAGTGGCGACCGCGCTGGACAACCTGCCGCTGCTGCAAGGCCAACTCCAGCAAACCCGGCGCGGCGTTGCCGAGCTTGCGACTGCCGCGCAACGGGCCGAAGCGGCCTACCGCGCCGGCAATCTCGTGGCCCTCGACTACGTGCGGCTGCAGACCGCGCTGCTGGACAAGAGAGTCGAGGCCATCAATCTGCAGGAGGCCCTGATGGAGCAGCAGATCGCCCTGGAGACGCTGCTCGGCCCGAATCTGCCCGAACAAACCAACCAGGGGAGCAGTCGATGATTCGTTACCTCGTGCTTTTGCTGTCTGTATTGATGGGCGCGGCTCCGACATGGGCTGCGGACAGTCCCAGCGTCCAGGTCCAGACCGTGGCATTGACGCAGCAGACGATGACCGACACCGTCTCC encodes the following:
- a CDS encoding TolC family protein, with product NANRGNISIERATRKKLFDEYQNRLNSAYSEVATALDNLPLLQGQLQQTRRGVAELATAAQRAEAAYRAGNLVALDYVRLQTALLDKRVEAINLQEALMEQQIALETLLGPNLPEQTNQGSSR